In Struthio camelus isolate bStrCam1 chromosome 13, bStrCam1.hap1, whole genome shotgun sequence, the following are encoded in one genomic region:
- the PCDH1 gene encoding protocadherin-1 isoform X4: MQTPVDHRARGRHGAQRRPHPTPLQCGMKPLASCLGVWLLFQLPALVSGTRVVYKVQEEQPPNTLIGSLASDYGFPDMGHLYKLEVGAPYLRVDGKTGDIYTTETSIDRESLHECQHLLPGHPCLLEFEVSITDLMMNSSPRLLEGEIEVLDINDNTPNFASPVIPLSIHENTNIGALFSIPLAMDRDSGPNGVASYELVAGPEAQELFGLQVAEDQDEKQPQLIVMGNLDREQWDSYDLTIKVQDGGNPPRASSALLRITILDMNDNAPKFEKALYEAELSENSPVGHSVLQVKANDSDQGANAEIDYSFHQASDIVRRLLRLDRTTGLITVQGPIDREDVSILKFSVMAKDKGANPKSARTQVVVTIKDMNDNAPSIEIRGIGLVTHQDGMANISEDVPVETAVALVQVSDRDEGENAVVTCVVAGDVPFQLRQASETGSDSKKKYFLQTTTPLDYESVKEYTIEIVAVDSGNPPLSSTNSLKVQVVDVNDNAPVFSQSFTEVAFPENNEPDDLVMEVSASDADSGSNAELVYSLVMDPSSKGSFTIDPDSGEIRVKAMLDREQRERYEFLVVAADKGSPSLKGTASVAINVMDRNDNDPKFMLSGYNFSVMENMPPLSPVGMVTVIDADKGENARIQLSVEQDNGDFVIQNGTGTILSSISFDREQQSTYTFRLKAVDGGDPPRSAYVGVTINVLDENDNAPFITSPSNATYKHILPHTSPGQQVSKVKAEDIDSGVNAELTYSITGGNPFELFQISPHSGDITLEKEILRKHHGLHRLVVRVNDKGKPSRHGTALVHFYVNETLANRTLLDTLVGHSLDTPLDIDIAGDPEYERSKQRSNILFGVIAGIVAVTLVIVLVVLVRYCRQREAKSGYQAGKKETKDLYAPKQASKSGKSKNKVKKSKSPKPPKPTEDEEETGLQKSLKFNLMNDSVSDSPRIHLPLNYPPGSPDLGRHYRSNSPLPSIQLQPQSPSASKKHQVVQDLPATNTFVGTGDNNSTGSEQYSDYSYRTNPQKYTNKQLPHRRVTFSAASQAQDLQDPSQHSYYDSGLEESETPSSKSSSGPRIGPLALPEDHYERTTPDGSIGEMEHPENESPERSRL, translated from the exons CTCCCCTGCAGTGCGGGATGAAACCACTAGCATCCTGCCTGGGCGTGTggctcctcttccagctccctgccctggTCTCTGGGACGCGTGTGGTCTACAAAGTGCAGGAGGAACAACCACCCAACACACTTATAGGAAGCCTGGCCTCTGACTACGGCTTCCCAGACATGGGGCACCTCTACAAGCTGGAAGTGGGGGCCCCCTATCTACGTGTAGATGGCAAGACTGGGGACATCTACACCACAGAGACCTCCATTGACAGGGAGAGCTTGCATGAGTGCCAGCACCTCCTACCTGGACACCCCTGCTTGCTGGAGTTTGAAGTGTCCATCACTGACCTGATGATGAACAGCAGCCCACGTCTCCTTGAGGGGGAGATAGAGGTGCTCGATATCAATGACAACACCCCCAACTTTGCCTCCCCTGTTATCCCCCTGTCCATCCATGAGAACACCAACATTGGGGCACTCTTCTCCATCCCCCTGGCCATGGACCGGGACTCGGGTCCCAATGGCGTTGCCTCCTATGAGCTAGTGGCTGGTCCTGAGGCACAGGAGCTCTTTGGGCTGCAGGTGGCTGAGGATCAGGATGAGAAGCAGCCACAGCTGATTGTCATGGGGAACCTGGACCGGGAGCAGTGGGACTCCTATGACCTGACCATCAAAGTGCAGGACGGAGGCAACCCACCACGGGCAAGCAGCGCCCTGCTACGCATCACCATCCTGGACATGAATGACAATGCGCCCAAGTTTGAGAAGGCCCTGTATGAGGCGGAGCTCTCCGAAAACAGCCCTGTGGGGCACTCTGTCCTCCAG GTGAAAGCCAATGACTCAGATCAGGGCGCCAATGCCGAAATTGACTACTCCTTCCACCAGGCCTCAGACATAGTGCGTCGTCTGCTGCGCCTCGATCGCACCACGGGGCTCATCACTGTGCAGGGGCCCATCGACCGGGAGGACGTCAGCATCCTCAAGTTCTCCGTCATGGCCAAGGATAAGGGGGCCAACCCCAAGAGCGCCCGCACCCAGGTGGTGGTCACCATCAAAGACATGAATGACAACGCTCCCTCCATAGAGATCCGGGGCATTGGGCTTGTCACCCACCAGGATGGCATGGCGAACATCTCAGAGGATGTGCCGGTAGAGACAGCTGTGGCTCTGGTGCAGGTATCTGACCGAGATGAAGGTGAAAATGCCGTTGTTACCTGTGTGGTAGCTGGTGATGTCCCATTCCAGCTGCGGCAGGCCAGTGAAACAGGAAGTGATAGCAAGAAGAAATACTTCTTGCAGACCACCACACCGCTGGACTACGAGTCAGTGAAGGAATACACAATTGAGATTGTTGCAGTGGACTCGGGGAACCCACCCCTCTCCAGTACCAACTCCCTGAAGGTGCAGGTGGTCGATGTGAATGACAATGCACCCGTCTTCAGCCAGAGCTTCACCGAGGTGGCTTTCCCTGAGAACAATGAGCCCGATGACCTAGTGATGGAGGTGAGCGCCAGTGATGCTGACAGTGGCTCCAATGCCGAGCTGGTTTACTCCCTGGTGATGGACCCCTCCTCTAAGGGCTCTTTCACCATTGACCCCGACTCTGGGGAGATCCGAGTGAAGGCAATGCTGGACCGAGAACAGAGGGAGCGCTATGAATTCTTGGTGGTGGCAGCAGACAAGGGCAGCCCCAGCCTCAAGGGCACAGCGTCTGTGGCCATCAACGTCATGGACAGGAATGACAATGACCCCAAGTTCATGCTGAGTGGCTACAACTTCTCAGTGATGGAGAACATGCCGCCCCTCAGCCCTGTGGGCATGGTGACGGTGATCGATGCTGACAAAGGAGAAAATGCCCGCATCCAGCTGTCGGTGGAGCAAGACAATGGGGATTTTGTGATTCAGAATGGCACTGGCACCATCCTATCCAGCATCTCCTTTGACCGGGAACAGCAGAGTACGTACACTTTCCGACTCAAGGCCGTGGATGGTGGGGACCCTCCTAGGTCTGCCTATGTGGGGGTGACCATCAATGTGTTGGACGAGAATGATAATGCCCCCTTCATCACTTCACCTTCCAATGCCACCTACAAACACAtcctgccccacaccagcccTGGTCAGCAGGTTAGCAAGGTCAAGGCAGAAGACATTGATTCTGGTGTCAATGCGGAGCTGACCTACAGCATCACGGGAGGCAACCCCTTTGAGCTCTTCCAGATCTCCCCACACAGTGGAGACATCACCCTGGAGAAGGAGATCCTGCGCAAGCACCACGGCCTGCACCGCTTGGTGGTGCGCGTCAACGACAAGGGCAAGCCctcacggcatggcacggcactgGTGCACTTCTACGTCAATGAGACACTGGCCAACCGCACACTGCTGGACACCCTGGTGGGGCACAGCCTGGACACACCTCTCGACATAGACATTGCTGGTGACCCCGAATATGAGCGCAGCAAGCAACGAAGCAACATTCTCTTTGGAGTCATTGCTGGCATTGTGGCTGTCACCCTCGTCATCGTGCTGGTTGTCCTGGTGCGCTACTGTCGGCAGCGGGAGGCCAAGAGTGGCTACCAGGCAGGCAAGAAGGAGACCAAGGACCTGTATGCACCTAAGCAAGCCAGCAAGAGTGGTAAGAGCAAGAACAAAGTGAAGAAGAGCAAGTCCCCAAAGCCACCTAAGCCCACAGAGGATGAGGAGGAGACAGGGCTGCAGAAATCACTCAAGTTCAACCTCATGAATGACTCCGTCAGCGATAGCCCCCGCATCCACCTGCCCCTCAACTACCCACcggggagcccggacctggggcGCCACTACCGCTCCAACTCGCCTCTGCCCTCTATCCAGCTGCAGCCTCAGTCACCCTCTGCTTCCAAGAAGCACCAGGTGGTGCAGGACCTGCCAGCCACCAACACCTTTGTTGGCACCGGGGACAACAACTCGACAGGCTCCGAGCAGTACTCGGACTACAGCTACCGCACCAATCCCCAGAAATACACCAACAAGCAG TTACCTCATCGCCGAGTGACGttctctgcagccagccaggcgCAGGACCTGCAGGATCCCTCCCAGCATAGTTATTATGACAGCGGGCTGGAGGAGTCAGAGACCCCAAGCAGCAAGTCATCATCAGGGCCCCGCATTGGGCCTCTAGCCCTGCCTGAGGATCACTACGAACGCACCACACCTGACGGCAGCATCGGGGAAATGGAGCACCCTGAGAACG